One Pyrofollis japonicus DNA window includes the following coding sequences:
- the pth2 gene encoding peptidyl-tRNA hydrolase Pth2, whose product MASETEEYKQAIVLRADIKMSKGKAAAQAAHAAVEAVLLVLESGNPTWTTWLKRWRAEGQKKVVLKVNSERELLEIYEEARRLGLPASLIRDAGRTELPPNTLTAAAVGPAPARLVDRVTGKLKLL is encoded by the coding sequence TTGGCCTCGGAGACAGAGGAATATAAACAAGCAATAGTACTGCGGGCCGATATAAAGATGAGCAAAGGTAAAGCAGCTGCCCAGGCAGCCCACGCAGCCGTAGAGGCAGTATTATTGGTTCTAGAAAGCGGTAATCCTACTTGGACAACGTGGCTTAAGAGATGGAGGGCTGAGGGGCAGAAAAAAGTAGTACTTAAAGTCAATAGTGAGAGAGAGCTCCTCGAGATCTATGAGGAGGCGCGGCGACTAGGATTGCCTGCATCGCTGATAAGAGATGCTGGGCGTACCGAATTACCGCCCAATACTTTGACTGCTGCAGCTGTTGGGCCGGCGCCAGCGAGACTTGTTGATAGAGTTACCGGCAAGTTGAAACTCCTATGA
- a CDS encoding zinc finger domain-containing protein: MALSLEVPRRPSIVEATKLPVCTSCGRPIPPWEKAVAFVCPNCGEVIIWRCARCRKMGVPYKCPKCGFEGP; this comes from the coding sequence TTGGCGCTAAGCCTTGAAGTCCCACGTAGGCCTAGCATAGTAGAGGCAACAAAGCTACCAGTATGCACTAGCTGTGGTAGGCCAATACCTCCGTGGGAAAAGGCAGTCGCGTTTGTCTGCCCTAACTGCGGCGAAGTAATAATTTGGAGATGTGCACGCTGCAGGAAGATGGGCGTACCCTATAAGTGCCCCAAGTGTGGTTTTGAAGGACCCTAA
- the fen gene encoding flap endonuclease-1 has product MGVNIREIIPPEAIKTIELSFLKYKVVAIDAYNALYQFLTAIRQPDGTPLMDSKGRITSHLSGLFYRTINLVENGIKVVYVFDGQPPEMKYAEIERRKKIKSEAIKKYEEAVKKGDIEAARRYAQMSSRLTEDMVNDAKKLLEAMGIPYVQAPAEGEAQAAFMARKGDAWAAASQDYDSLLFGAPRLVRNLAITGKRKLPRKDVYVEIKPELIELEVLLKALGITREQLIAIGILVGTDYNPDGVRGIGPKTALKMVKAHKDPVKLLQSLPKHEFPVDPVKIYEYFLNPPVTSDYKLEWREPDEKKVFEILVEEHDFNPERVKNALERLKKAYREHIKGKQTGLDAWLRKR; this is encoded by the coding sequence TTGGGAGTAAACATTAGAGAGATAATACCGCCTGAAGCCATAAAGACAATCGAGTTATCGTTTCTCAAATACAAGGTTGTAGCCATTGATGCCTATAACGCCCTTTACCAGTTCTTGACAGCCATAAGGCAGCCAGATGGTACTCCGTTAATGGATTCCAAGGGGCGCATAACAAGCCATCTAAGCGGCTTATTCTATAGGACGATAAACCTGGTTGAGAATGGTATTAAGGTAGTATATGTCTTTGACGGCCAGCCTCCCGAAATGAAGTATGCCGAGATCGAGAGAAGGAAGAAAATAAAATCAGAGGCAATAAAGAAGTATGAGGAAGCCGTGAAGAAGGGAGACATAGAAGCTGCGAGAAGGTATGCACAAATGTCATCAAGACTCACCGAGGACATGGTGAATGATGCCAAGAAGCTTCTCGAGGCAATGGGGATACCCTACGTCCAGGCTCCAGCAGAGGGCGAGGCACAGGCAGCATTTATGGCGCGGAAAGGCGACGCGTGGGCAGCAGCTAGCCAAGACTACGATTCACTGCTGTTTGGTGCCCCAAGACTTGTACGCAACCTAGCTATAACCGGTAAGAGAAAACTGCCGCGAAAAGACGTGTACGTCGAGATAAAGCCAGAGCTAATAGAGCTTGAAGTGCTTCTTAAAGCACTAGGCATTACACGGGAGCAGTTAATAGCAATAGGTATACTGGTTGGTACCGACTACAATCCTGATGGCGTCAGAGGAATTGGGCCGAAGACTGCTCTAAAAATGGTGAAGGCTCACAAGGACCCAGTTAAACTGCTACAAAGTCTACCTAAGCACGAGTTCCCAGTTGACCCTGTAAAGATTTATGAATACTTCCTCAACCCGCCAGTTACTAGCGATTACAAGCTAGAATGGAGGGAGCCCGACGAGAAGAAGGTCTTCGAAATACTCGTAGAGGAGCATGACTTTAACCCTGAGAGGGTTAAAAACGCGCTCGAGAGGCTAAAGAAGGCTTACCGTGAGCATATTAAGGGTAAGCAAACCGGGCTTGATGCTTGGCTGCGTAAACGCTAA
- a CDS encoding CDC48 family AAA ATPase produces MAITGSRRRKEIVLRVAEAKQRDVGKGKVRIDPDLLKMIDAEPGDVVEIEGRKKTAAIALPAYPEDRGSDIIRMDGLIRKNAGVSIGDKVIVRKAEVKPAALMKLAPANFSITIDAGFVNYVRKKLIEYPVVEGDTVLIPVLNQSIPFVVIQTKPQGVVVVTYDTNIVVLEKPVEQGRIPRVTYEDIGGMKDIIQKVRELVELPLKHPEVFKRLGIEPPKGILLYGPPGVGKTLLAKAIANETNAYFIAINGPEIMSKYYGESEQRLREIFEEAKKHAPAIIFIDEIDAIAPKRDEVIGEVERRVVAQLLALMDGLESRGEVIVIAATNRPNALDPALRRPGRFDREIEIPLPDKQGRLEILQIHTRNMPLADDVDLERLAEMTRGYTGADLAALVKEAALHALRRYLPKIDLSEDRIPPEVLEEMEVRMEDFMSALREIVPSGLREIYIEVPEVHWEDIGGLEDVKQQLREAVEWPLKQPEIFRRMGIEAPKGILLFGPPGTGKTMLAKAAATESGANFIAVRGPEILSKWVGESEKAIREIFRKARLHAPAIIFFDEIDAIAQTRGFYDTSGVTYRIVNQLLAELDGIEPLTNVVVIAATNRPDILDPALLRPGRFDKIIYVPPPDKKARLEILKIHTRKMPLAEDVDLELLALKTEGYSGADLAALCREAAMLALREDINATRVHMRHFLKALEIIRPSITQDMVKFYEDWYKQARQQLPGSKLVQAKPLIFT; encoded by the coding sequence ATGGCGATCACCGGGTCGCGGAGGAGGAAGGAGATCGTACTAAGAGTTGCTGAAGCGAAGCAGCGTGATGTTGGCAAGGGAAAGGTGCGTATTGACCCCGACCTCCTAAAGATGATAGATGCTGAGCCAGGCGATGTCGTCGAAATAGAGGGTCGGAAGAAGACTGCAGCCATAGCGCTTCCAGCGTATCCTGAGGACAGAGGATCAGATATTATCCGCATGGACGGCCTTATAAGGAAGAACGCGGGGGTCAGCATTGGAGACAAGGTCATAGTGAGAAAGGCCGAGGTAAAACCAGCAGCACTAATGAAGCTAGCGCCAGCAAACTTCTCAATAACCATAGACGCTGGATTTGTTAACTATGTTAGAAAGAAGCTCATAGAATACCCTGTTGTTGAAGGCGATACCGTACTAATACCAGTGCTGAATCAGTCCATACCGTTTGTTGTTATCCAGACAAAGCCTCAAGGAGTAGTCGTAGTAACATATGACACTAATATCGTGGTGCTTGAGAAGCCGGTAGAACAGGGTAGGATTCCGCGAGTAACCTACGAAGACATTGGTGGAATGAAGGATATTATCCAAAAGGTAAGAGAACTAGTAGAGCTTCCATTGAAGCACCCAGAGGTATTCAAGAGGCTTGGCATAGAGCCTCCAAAGGGTATTCTCCTCTATGGCCCGCCGGGTGTTGGTAAGACGCTGCTGGCGAAGGCAATAGCTAATGAGACAAACGCTTACTTTATTGCCATTAACGGTCCGGAGATAATGAGCAAATACTATGGTGAGAGCGAGCAAAGGCTAAGAGAAATATTCGAAGAGGCAAAGAAGCATGCTCCAGCAATAATATTCATAGACGAGATAGACGCGATAGCGCCTAAGCGAGACGAAGTCATAGGTGAGGTCGAGAGGAGAGTCGTTGCACAACTGTTAGCTCTAATGGATGGGCTCGAGAGCAGGGGCGAGGTAATAGTCATAGCTGCAACCAATAGGCCAAATGCTCTTGACCCTGCACTGCGCAGGCCGGGAAGATTTGACAGAGAGATAGAGATCCCGTTACCTGACAAACAGGGTAGGCTCGAGATATTGCAAATACACACTCGCAACATGCCGTTAGCCGACGACGTAGACCTTGAGCGACTCGCTGAGATGACCCGCGGATACACGGGTGCAGACCTTGCAGCGCTAGTCAAGGAGGCTGCACTGCACGCTCTCCGCCGCTACTTGCCAAAGATAGACTTGAGCGAGGACAGGATACCGCCAGAAGTACTCGAGGAAATGGAGGTAAGAATGGAGGACTTCATGTCTGCCCTCCGCGAAATAGTGCCAAGCGGCCTAAGGGAGATCTATATTGAGGTTCCTGAGGTTCATTGGGAGGATATTGGTGGGTTGGAGGATGTTAAGCAGCAGTTGCGCGAGGCAGTAGAATGGCCGCTCAAACAGCCAGAGATATTCAGAAGAATGGGGATCGAGGCACCCAAGGGTATCTTGTTGTTTGGTCCTCCTGGTACTGGTAAGACTATGCTCGCTAAGGCTGCTGCAACAGAGAGCGGAGCCAACTTCATAGCAGTAAGAGGACCAGAAATACTAAGCAAATGGGTAGGAGAATCAGAAAAAGCAATTAGAGAAATCTTCCGCAAAGCAAGGCTCCACGCACCTGCAATTATATTCTTCGACGAGATAGACGCAATAGCGCAGACGAGAGGCTTCTACGACACCAGCGGCGTGACATACCGCATAGTAAATCAATTGCTCGCAGAACTTGACGGAATAGAACCGCTGACTAATGTCGTGGTTATTGCTGCTACTAATAGGCCTGATATCCTCGACCCGGCGCTGCTAAGGCCAGGAAGATTCGACAAGATAATTTATGTGCCGCCTCCGGACAAGAAAGCAAGACTAGAAATACTCAAAATACACACAAGAAAGATGCCATTAGCAGAAGACGTAGACCTAGAACTATTAGCGCTAAAGACTGAAGGCTATAGTGGCGCCGACCTTGCAGCTCTCTGCCGCGAGGCAGCAATGCTTGCGCTGAGAGAGGACATAAACGCGACAAGGGTACACATGAGGCACTTCCTCAAGGCACTAGAGATAATAAGGCCGTCAATAACACAAGACATGGTCAAGTTCTACGAGGACTGGTATAAGCAGGCACGCCAGCAGCTACCCGGAAGCAAGCTTGTACAGGCAAAGCCACTCATATTCACATAA
- a CDS encoding NOB1 family endonuclease, with protein MGEKVLVLDTTAFIARLPLYAPRIRAYTTSSVLSEVRDSESKAGLEMALTLERVSVLDPSPEYLERARKEALHRGLHVALSKTDLSVAALALMLRDRGRDVEVVTDDYALQNLLSFLGIGFRPIRTRGIRRSEEYIVVCPACGYRSNNPAEKVCPVCGTPLKRVRKHKSRRRGKTRP; from the coding sequence ATGGGCGAGAAAGTGCTCGTCCTAGACACAACGGCCTTCATAGCCCGTCTACCGCTCTATGCGCCCCGAATCCGGGCCTATACGACGAGCAGTGTCCTATCAGAAGTCAGGGACTCTGAGAGCAAGGCTGGACTCGAAATGGCCCTAACACTGGAAAGAGTAAGTGTACTAGACCCTTCTCCCGAGTACCTCGAGCGTGCAAGGAAGGAGGCACTGCATAGAGGATTACACGTTGCATTGAGCAAGACGGATTTATCGGTTGCCGCTCTCGCCTTGATGCTGAGAGATAGGGGACGTGATGTCGAAGTGGTAACCGACGACTATGCGCTACAAAACCTGCTCTCATTTCTAGGCATAGGTTTCCGGCCCATAAGGACGCGTGGAATAAGGCGCAGCGAAGAGTACATAGTCGTATGCCCTGCTTGCGGGTATCGTTCAAACAATCCTGCGGAGAAGGTGTGTCCTGTCTGCGGTACACCTCTGAAGAGAGTAAGGAAGCATAAGTCTCGGAGGAGGGGTAAAACAAGGCCCTAA
- a CDS encoding DUF371 domain-containing protein: MQYGLVLLSCRGHPNVQAAHETTLELEEGPNLTIRGDCIVCVECKNAGNARQLVAERGLSKLFLIAVNPFIKPYVAGLSIDGFSPGKRPRRLIVRKSSYTKDALMICSSKSAAELPAEFRKLLQSSYTKCFVLLVLSRPIDDINSIYELAGCVVEDTGHPNTARHNS; encoded by the coding sequence GTGCAATATGGCCTTGTCTTGCTAAGCTGTAGGGGTCATCCAAACGTACAAGCCGCTCACGAGACGACATTAGAGCTGGAAGAGGGTCCTAATCTAACGATTCGTGGTGACTGCATCGTATGCGTTGAATGCAAGAATGCTGGCAATGCAAGACAACTTGTAGCTGAGAGAGGACTCTCAAAGCTATTCCTTATCGCCGTGAACCCTTTCATAAAACCCTATGTCGCGGGCTTGAGCATTGATGGTTTTTCTCCCGGAAAGAGGCCTCGTAGGCTCATTGTCAGGAAGAGCTCCTATACCAAGGACGCGTTGATGATTTGTTCATCGAAGAGTGCCGCAGAGCTTCCAGCAGAGTTTAGGAAGCTTCTACAAAGCTCATATACAAAATGCTTCGTATTACTGGTTCTCAGCAGGCCTATAGATGACATCAACTCTATATATGAACTTGCGGGGTGCGTAGTCGAGGACACGGGTCACCCTAACACCGCTAGGCACAACTCCTAA
- a CDS encoding NAD(+)/NADH kinase, whose protein sequence is MLRRIAIFARPDLRESIMLARTVYRRLRDLGAEPYYDISIAGLTGGPAIDLRFEHVDGVVVIGGDGTLLRLLQILGEKSPVLHLVKLGHRAVLFPDDASVSIERLRDFVAGNFWIEEHTRLLVDNNGAISYALNEALVTALGSKVVYLDVLTENEEIYSDMGGDGVIVATPLGSTAYNYSAGGPVVHPMLDVMVITPLNPMNREFASVIVPGHVYVFIRVKYTLRPVKLIVDGAKEYLLTRGSEVKITLRGPPARFARYGEKRVLRLPWARKCSS, encoded by the coding sequence ATGCTTCGCCGCATAGCAATATTTGCTAGACCGGACTTAAGAGAGTCAATCATGCTTGCGAGAACTGTTTACCGACGCCTACGAGACCTAGGAGCAGAGCCGTACTATGATATATCTATAGCTGGGCTAACCGGTGGCCCAGCTATAGATTTACGCTTCGAGCACGTTGACGGTGTCGTCGTGATAGGCGGGGATGGTACACTACTGCGCTTGCTCCAGATACTTGGAGAAAAGTCCCCTGTTCTCCATCTCGTCAAGCTTGGCCATCGCGCAGTCCTCTTCCCCGATGATGCGTCGGTTTCAATAGAGCGGCTACGAGACTTTGTAGCAGGCAACTTCTGGATAGAGGAGCATACTCGCCTCCTCGTTGATAACAATGGCGCCATAAGCTATGCGCTCAATGAGGCTCTTGTAACAGCTCTTGGCTCCAAAGTAGTCTACTTGGACGTCTTAACCGAGAATGAGGAGATTTACAGCGATATGGGAGGCGATGGAGTAATTGTTGCAACGCCGCTGGGCAGCACGGCCTATAACTATAGTGCTGGAGGTCCAGTGGTGCACCCCATGCTTGACGTCATGGTGATAACCCCTCTTAATCCAATGAACAGAGAGTTTGCCTCAGTTATTGTTCCGGGCCATGTTTACGTGTTCATACGGGTGAAGTATACTCTTAGGCCAGTTAAACTAATAGTAGATGGTGCGAAAGAGTATCTTCTTACACGGGGCTCTGAGGTAAAAATAACGCTAAGAGGTCCACCTGCCCGCTTTGCAAGGTATGGAGAAAAAAGAGTGCTGAGGCTGCCATGGGCGAGAAAGTGCTCGTCCTAG
- a CDS encoding protein-L-isoaspartate O-methyltransferase: MPISFEEQRRRLVERLLREGYIRSEKVLKAMLRVPRELFVPEELRHLAYEDTPLPIGHGQTISAPHMVALMCEYADLDIGMKVLEVGTGSGYHAAVIAEIVAPSDMPREKWGHVYSVERIPELAEKAKENLRRAGYADRVTVIVGDGTKGYPEKAPYDRIIVTAAAPDIPEPLVEQLKPGGKMVIPIGDRYSQVLYIVEKRPDGSIKVKPTIPVLFVPLIGEHGWRPHEY, encoded by the coding sequence GTGCCTATAAGCTTCGAGGAACAACGTCGTAGACTTGTTGAGAGACTCCTTCGAGAAGGCTATATTCGTTCTGAAAAAGTGCTTAAGGCGATGCTGCGCGTGCCGAGAGAACTTTTTGTCCCTGAAGAGCTGCGTCACCTAGCCTACGAGGACACCCCCCTACCAATAGGCCATGGCCAGACTATTAGTGCACCACACATGGTTGCATTGATGTGCGAGTACGCGGACCTAGATATAGGCATGAAGGTATTAGAGGTCGGTACCGGCTCCGGATACCATGCAGCAGTTATTGCTGAGATAGTTGCTCCTAGCGATATGCCTAGAGAAAAATGGGGTCATGTATACTCTGTCGAGAGGATACCCGAGCTAGCGGAGAAGGCAAAGGAGAATTTAAGGAGGGCCGGATATGCTGACCGTGTTACAGTGATAGTCGGAGACGGTACTAAGGGTTACCCGGAAAAAGCTCCATACGATAGGATAATAGTCACTGCCGCCGCTCCGGATATCCCCGAACCGCTGGTCGAGCAGCTGAAACCCGGCGGAAAAATGGTTATACCAATAGGCGATAGGTATTCTCAAGTCCTATACATTGTTGAGAAAAGACCAGATGGAAGCATCAAGGTGAAGCCAACGATCCCAGTGCTCTTCGTACCCCTTATAGGCGAGCATGGATGGAGACCTCACGAGTATTAG
- a CDS encoding RsmB/NOP family class I SAM-dependent RNA methyltransferase, protein MPADCISNMFCYDKGVLRELEQVYGGHGLRKFLEAIARPPTRYYIRVNVLRAEPLQLLDDMREKGLEVYSDEFLEEALWLPVRGPNNVRDTGCYVVVDKRAAESVMMGAHVYAPGVVRVDECAKPGAEVTVVSENGVLVANGVVEEGFSTALRVKRGLVVRNVRPLYSVPSLRDTEWSTRGLIYEQSISSMLVARVLDPEPGSIIVDMCAAPGGKTSHVYELVRGRARIIAIDHSASKTRRLRENLERLGHRGVEIIRMDARYADLELGKGVADYVVLDPPCTSLGVVPKIYDSKSLRDVRVSARYQRQFLRAAYGLLRSGGVLVYSTCTVTLSENEKNIRYAVEKLGFRVLEPPSTTRRFAKGIGFCSDCSIRVHPHVHGATGYFVAKLVKP, encoded by the coding sequence ATGCCAGCAGATTGCATTAGCAACATGTTTTGCTATGATAAGGGTGTGCTAAGGGAGCTTGAACAGGTTTATGGCGGTCATGGGCTCCGCAAGTTCCTGGAAGCGATTGCTAGGCCGCCGACGAGGTACTATATCCGCGTCAACGTGTTGAGGGCCGAGCCCTTACAGCTCTTAGACGATATGCGTGAAAAAGGCCTAGAGGTTTATTCTGACGAGTTTCTCGAAGAGGCTCTCTGGCTTCCCGTAAGGGGGCCCAACAATGTACGCGATACGGGTTGCTACGTAGTCGTTGATAAGAGGGCCGCGGAGAGCGTTATGATGGGAGCCCATGTCTATGCGCCGGGCGTGGTACGCGTAGATGAATGCGCCAAGCCGGGTGCAGAGGTCACAGTTGTATCTGAGAATGGTGTACTTGTTGCTAACGGGGTTGTCGAGGAGGGCTTCTCTACGGCTCTTCGGGTGAAGAGGGGGCTTGTTGTTCGCAACGTGAGGCCGCTCTACAGTGTACCGAGCCTGCGCGACACTGAGTGGAGCACTAGGGGCTTGATATACGAGCAGAGCATTTCCTCGATGCTCGTGGCCCGTGTCCTAGACCCGGAGCCGGGCAGCATCATCGTTGATATGTGTGCAGCTCCCGGAGGTAAAACCAGTCATGTCTATGAACTTGTCCGCGGCAGGGCGAGGATAATAGCAATTGATCACTCAGCTTCGAAGACGAGGAGGCTGAGAGAAAACCTTGAGAGATTGGGGCATCGTGGCGTGGAGATTATCCGTATGGATGCAAGGTATGCTGACCTCGAGCTTGGCAAGGGGGTAGCCGACTACGTGGTTCTCGATCCCCCTTGTACGAGCCTCGGGGTTGTTCCGAAGATCTATGATTCAAAGAGCTTGCGGGACGTGAGGGTATCGGCTAGGTATCAGCGCCAGTTCCTGAGGGCTGCATACGGCCTCTTACGCAGCGGGGGAGTACTGGTTTACTCGACATGCACGGTGACTCTTAGCGAGAACGAGAAAAACATTAGATATGCTGTCGAGAAGCTGGGGTTCAGAGTTCTCGAGCCTCCTTCAACTACTAGGCGGTTCGCTAAGGGCATAGGCTTTTGCAGTGATTGTTCCATCCGTGTGCATCCACACGTCCATGGTGCTACTGGCTATTTTGTTGCAAAGCTTGTGAAGCCTTAG
- a CDS encoding elongation factor 1-beta, which translates to MAKVLVVTTVYPSSTDIDLDQLVEKIKSQLPKDYSITRYDKVPIAFGLNALKLYILIPEESEGGTSKLEEILQNVEGIEEIEIEAVHRISEY; encoded by the coding sequence ATGGCAAAAGTACTAGTCGTAACAACCGTATACCCATCAAGCACAGATATAGACCTAGACCAGCTAGTTGAGAAGATAAAGTCACAGCTGCCAAAGGACTACTCAATAACAAGGTACGATAAGGTGCCAATAGCGTTCGGGCTCAATGCCCTCAAGCTATACATACTGATACCCGAGGAAAGTGAGGGAGGTACTTCAAAACTAGAGGAAATATTGCAAAACGTTGAGGGTATTGAGGAAATAGAAATAGAGGCAGTGCACCGCATATCTGAGTATTAA
- a CDS encoding pyroglutamyl-peptidase I family protein, with protein MKPLILLIGYSVFAGFQINPAEEVVVALDGYEINGLRVKSLVLPVSYRVVKEKLPSMLEKEEPAAVIGVGLAPRAARPILELAASNIASFTARDEEGKTLDLDYIDSVGELRVVKTRMPVENVLSECRRRGLEIRPGVSIGTYLCGVAGYIIMRYAWDHDVPGGFIHIPPSTELAMRHRLPNCMPLSQITETIRCVIDVVSAKASQALQQNSQ; from the coding sequence TTGAAACCACTCATACTCTTGATAGGATATAGTGTTTTTGCGGGATTCCAGATAAACCCGGCAGAAGAAGTAGTCGTTGCGCTGGACGGTTATGAGATCAACGGGTTGAGGGTAAAATCCCTAGTCCTGCCAGTGTCCTATAGGGTTGTGAAAGAGAAGCTGCCTAGCATGCTCGAGAAGGAGGAGCCAGCAGCGGTAATCGGGGTTGGTCTCGCTCCTCGCGCCGCACGGCCCATACTAGAGCTCGCGGCATCAAATATTGCTAGTTTCACAGCACGGGACGAGGAGGGCAAGACGCTAGACCTCGACTACATAGATTCTGTGGGCGAGTTAAGAGTAGTCAAGACAAGAATGCCTGTGGAGAACGTGCTCAGCGAGTGCAGAAGAAGAGGTCTCGAAATACGCCCTGGAGTAAGCATAGGGACGTATCTATGCGGAGTTGCAGGGTACATCATAATGAGATACGCGTGGGATCACGATGTGCCTGGAGGCTTCATCCACATACCGCCCTCAACCGAGCTCGCCATGAGGCATAGGCTCCCAAACTGTATGCCGCTAAGCCAGATAACCGAGACCATTCGCTGCGTCATTGACGTCGTTTCCGCTAAGGCTTCACAAGCTTTGCAACAAAATAGCCAGTAG
- a CDS encoding class I SAM-dependent methyltransferase, whose amino-acid sequence MKSCIALTVPRWCGEHARSMLQRRQLMLRGAKPLKKYSPLRIEYPLYAITNIEEMQSLINNLLGSCGYADLIEMACEYTLQEKPPISYVVVGDVAVVSLDERLRGREREVAEELLRRVKGIRSVYGKEATLGEYRIQKLIHLAGEERRVVTYREHGLVFRVPLGEVYINPRLATEHYRLASLVGRDEVVLDMFSGIGGFALTISMLGRARLIVANDINPKAIEVLIDAIARNRKRLRTPVMVLNMDAHELPRYLRPVFTRIIMNLPHHAVEFLDTAKTLCNTARGCIIHVYVVASSEEEALGVVPSGVRVTRVLDYAPRKFIYRVDVIYRPAENQ is encoded by the coding sequence ATGAAGAGCTGCATCGCGCTAACAGTGCCACGTTGGTGCGGCGAGCATGCACGCAGCATGCTGCAAAGACGCCAATTAATGCTTAGAGGTGCTAAGCCTCTTAAGAAGTACTCTCCTCTACGAATAGAATACCCCCTCTACGCTATAACGAACATAGAGGAGATGCAAAGCCTTATCAACAACTTGCTTGGGTCTTGCGGCTATGCAGACCTTATAGAGATGGCCTGCGAATACACTCTTCAAGAGAAGCCGCCCATATCATACGTCGTTGTAGGCGACGTAGCTGTAGTATCGCTTGATGAGAGACTCAGGGGGCGGGAAAGAGAGGTTGCCGAGGAGCTTCTAAGAAGGGTAAAGGGTATCAGGAGTGTATATGGTAAAGAGGCTACTCTCGGCGAGTACCGCATCCAAAAGCTCATCCACCTTGCGGGCGAGGAGCGCCGCGTCGTAACTTATAGAGAACACGGACTTGTTTTCCGGGTTCCACTTGGAGAGGTCTATATCAATCCTAGGCTCGCTACAGAGCACTATAGGTTAGCGAGCCTCGTGGGCCGTGACGAGGTTGTCCTTGACATGTTTTCCGGCATAGGTGGTTTCGCGCTAACAATAAGCATGCTTGGACGAGCACGCCTCATTGTAGCAAACGACATAAATCCTAAGGCAATAGAGGTGCTCATTGACGCTATTGCTAGGAATAGGAAGCGCCTAAGAACACCAGTAATGGTTCTCAATATGGATGCACACGAGCTTCCACGCTATCTGCGCCCCGTCTTTACAAGGATAATCATGAATCTACCTCACCACGCTGTAGAGTTCCTTGATACGGCTAAGACTCTTTGCAACACGGCAAGGGGCTGTATTATACACGTCTATGTCGTGGCCTCTAGCGAGGAAGAGGCATTAGGAGTTGTGCCTAGCGGTGTTAGGGTGACCCGTGTCCTCGACTACGCACCCCGCAAGTTCATATATAGAGTTGATGTCATCTATAGGCCTGCTGAGAACCAGTAA